The following nucleotide sequence is from Leopardus geoffroyi isolate Oge1 chromosome D4, O.geoffroyi_Oge1_pat1.0, whole genome shotgun sequence.
GTGGCTGAATTGTAATCAACGAACAATCTAAGCATGTTGACTTTGGAAACCCTGAACTTCCCACCTGGGACACAGTACAGTGGCTTCTAGAGAGGCCAACACCTTCCCGCTCAGCTGGTTCAGGCTCCTGGCGAAACACCCCAGCCTAATGCGGGCAAGGTCTGGGTTCAGCCATCTTCGGGAGAAGGTAGCTTTCTTGGGGCCCCAGGGGACCCGGATGTAGCAGGGGTTTGACAGTGTGTCCCCCATGCTCCCCGCAGGGACGCTGGAGGTCCGTCTCCTGGGCTGTGAGCAGCTGCTGACAGCCGTGCCCGGACGCTCCCCGGCGGCTGTGCTGGCCGGGAGCCCCTCGCAGGGCTGGCTTCGGGCCCGGGCCAAGCAGCAGCGTGGCGGAGGAGAGCTGGCCAGTGAGTAGCAAGCTGCGGGGCGCTGGGGGCAGCGATGTATCTCTACTCCTCGCCTGCCCTGAgctccctctctggccctgcaGGTGAGGTGCTGGCTGTGCTGAAGGTGGACAATCGTGTCGTGGGCCAGACCGGCTGGGGGCCAGTGACCAAGCAGTCCTGGGACCAGACCTTTATTGTGCCCCTGGAGCGGGTGAGGCTGGCCCTGGTGCGGGCAGGGGTGACCTTAGGCCACGGAGCGGAAGGCTGGCCGAGTAGGGACGTGTGCCCCACTCCTCAACCTGGCCTCCCCGACGCAGGCCCGGGAGCTGGAGATTGGGGTTCACTGGCGGGACTGGAGGCAGCTGTGTGGCGTGGCCTTCCTGCGGCTGGAGGACTTCCTGGACAACGCTTGTCACCAGCTCTCCCTCAGTCTGGTGCCCCAGGGGCTGCTCTTTGCCCAGGTGCTCCCTACCCTGTCCCCTGACGACACGGGCCCTGGTTCCATCTGAGCTAGAAGGGCCTTCGAGACTATTTGATTCATCCACACATAGGAGTAGAAATTGAGGCCTGGAGGGAGGAGGTCTCCAAGAATTAAGGATTCCCAGCCCCTCTCCGAGGAGCGCGTGGGAGTCTAGAGGCTGCATCCTGGTCCTGACTTGCCTAGCCTCATGCATGGCCCTGGACAAGTGtctctcttctctgggcctcagtttccccactggtaCCAATGTGGACATTGAATCGATCCCTCTGGGCCCCTCTGGCTCTTGCATCATTGACGCTGAGGGCTTAGGCTGGGATCTTGGAGGCCGGGGAGATACCCTGGTGACAGATGGGGTAGGAGGGGACTGgtctccagccctgccctctgcccacgCAGGTGACCTTCTGTGACCCTGTCATTGAGAGGAGGCCCCGGCTGCAGAGGCAGAAACGCATTTTCTCTAAACGCAGAGGTGTGGACGGGAGAGGGCTGTGCAATTAGGGGGTAGGGCAGGGGCCCTCGGGGGgccgtgggactgagccccgcctTTTGTCCCAGGTCAGGACTTTTTGAGGGCTTCCCAGATGAATCTCAACATGGCAGCCTGGGGGCGCTTGGTCATGAACTTGCTGCCCCCCTGCAGCTCCCCAAGCACGATCAGCCCCCCCAGAGCGTGCCCCCAGACCCCAGCCACACCCCGGGGAGCTGCCGACCCTGCCTCGCCCAGGTGAGGAGCCCCCTCGCCGTGGCTGCCTGCTTCTCTGCCACGTCTGCCTCTCTTCAGGTGCAGCTGGTGTCTTTCTGTTCCCTCtgaccctctgtctgtctgtctcttggcATTGCTGTGTGTCCGTCCCCACAGCTCTTCCGTCTGCCTGTGCCCTGCCAGGTGTCTGCTTTCTCCACATAGTGATTTCCCACCCAAGAAGAGCCCCTTGGAAGAAGAGGTGAGGCCCCCACCCAAGCCCCCACGTCTCTACCTGCCCCGGGAGCCAACCCCCGAGGAGATACCGGTGAGAGGATGCTGGCAGTCCTGGGGGCTGCTGGGGTGGGGATGGCGGGGCTGGAGGGAAACAGGGAAGGAAGCCCTGCTCTGCTCTGAGCCCCTCTACCCTCATAGCGCACCAAACGCCCCCACATGGAGCCCAGGACTCGACTCGGGCCACCGCTTCCACCCTCAGCCACCAGGTACCCCCGTCGGGCTCACTTATGTGCTTGCGACATTTGTCTGCTCACTTGGGTGTTCGTGTGTCCATTCACACATCACCCGATGCTCCTTGCTCTCTGTTCTTACTCACTAAACCCGTGTTATTGAGCTCTAGCTGCATTCTGGAACTCTAGGAAGCCACTGTCCCtgaatccccccacccccaccccagcccctagGCTTTCCAGTCTTATTGGTGGGGACAGCCCAGGACCGGCCCTGGAGGGTTAGGAGCACCTCTTCATGGAGGCCCAGCTCTTATCCCAGGGGGAatcctgtgccctctctcttgcAGGAAACCCCCCCGCCTTCAGGACTTCCGTTGCTTGGCCGTGCTGGGCCGGGGACACTTCGGGAAGGTAGTGGGCTGACGAGGGTGCTATGGAAGGGGGTGAGCAGGCCCCAGCACCTTGGCTGGGGGGATGGTGTGATCCATGGGGCAGTGGGCGGGGAGCAGCAAAGGCTCCCCTGTGCTGTCCACCTGGAGCCCAAGCTGTCTCTGGTTCCCAGGTCCTCCTGGTCCAGTTCAAGGGGACGGGGAAATACTACGCCATCAAAGCGCTGAAGAAGCAGGAGGTGCTGAGCCGGGACGAGATGGAGAGGTGTGTAGTCGGGACAGTGGGCACCTAGCCCTGCAGGGGACCCCGGATGGCTGGCCTGGGCTAGTGGCACCAGAAGGCAGCTGAGTGCTCCAGGGGCTTTGAAGAGGTGACCCGCTGGGGCCGGTCCTGAGCTCTCTTTTTAGCACCTGCAGTTGTTAACTGTATGCTCTTGGGCAGGTCCGCTCTTCTCTCTGCCCGATACGTAGAAACCATCATTCTACCTGCCTGGCATTTTCATTGAAGACCCAGAGAAGCCAAGGGTGTTGTGCGGGTGGCAGGACGCAGCCAGCAGTGGTTTCTCTTCCCTCTAACACCCACCCCCGGCCCTCCGCAGCCTGTACTGCGAGAAACGCATCCTGGAGGCTGTGGGCCGCACAGGGCACCCCTTCCTGCTGTCCCTCCTCGCCTGCTTCCAGACCTCCAGCCACGCCTGCTTCGTGACAGAGTTTGCGCCCGGTGGTGACCTCATGATGCAGATCCATGAGGACGTCttccctgagccccaggcccGGTGGGTTCCCATCCCTCTTGTCTGCCTCTTCCATTGAGCCTTCCCTGGTTCCCTATGCCCTCTCCCTTCATCCTGCTTCCCCCAGGATACCCATCAGCAGAAGAGTGTGGAGTCAGGGAGGCCTTGGCTCAGATCCTTGGTTATCAACTGTCTTATCAGCTCCCATAGCATTGtgaccttgggcctcagtttatGTAGCTGTGAATGGGGCTAAAAATAACTCTTCCATAGGCTTGTGGAGTGGATGGACATAATGTGTATTAAATTGTTGGGCACAGGAACCAGTGAAGAGTAAGTGACTGGCAGCTGGAGTTCTTTCTTGCCCACCAGAACGCAGGCTCTGGAGTCTTAAGTCTGCCACGAGCTGTGTGACCCCCAGGTGCATCACTTACCTGGAGTCTCAGatcctcatttgaaaaatagaCATGATGACTCTCGACAGCAGGTGGCTGGGAGGATGTAGGAGGGTAAGGCATCAGAACACGTGGCATCATTCCTGGCACCATCGAAGAGCCCAGGAAGGGTAGGCTGTCAGTGGGCAACAACCTTGGGGCCACTGTCCAGAGAAACACCCATTCTCCCTACCCGCTACCCCTGGCATCAGGCTCTAGTCTGAGCTGACTAGAGCTGGGACATCTAGGGATGCCCAGGCCGTGGCCATCCTGGTGCCTCCCtgcacttccccccccccccccccccccccccgtcctgaCCCTGAACTACCCCCTACACCACCCATAGGTTCTACCTGGCCTGTGTGGTCCTCGGGTTACAGTTCTTACACGAGAAGAAAATCATTTACAGGTAACTTGCCCTGGGGGTGCTGGGGCTGGAGGTAGGTGAAGGAGCAGAGGCTGCCCTCCTCCTGTGATACTCCCGGGCCCCTTTGATCTGTCCCCCTCACCCTCAGAGACCTTAAGTTGGACAACCTTCTGCTGGACGCCCAGGGTTTCCTGAAGATCGCGGACTTCGGGCTGTGTAAGGAAGGTGGGTGCCTCCTGTCCAGGATCCCATGTCCTCCAGCCTTGCTTGCCCAGCTCAGGCCAGCAGGGTAGTGGGCAAGTGGCCTTCGCCTCTCACCCCAGCCCGCATTCCAGGGACCGGCTGGACACACTGGTTCTTCCTTCCCAGCCCTAGAGACTCTTAAAGAGCCCCAGCGCACCCTTAGCCAGGGGAGAGCGTGTACTCAGGATGGGAGAGGGCATCGGGTTCTCCCTTCTTTGTGAGCTTGGCAAAGGCTCTGCTTCCTCCCGTGAGAtggcgtaaaaaaaaaaaaactgtcctcaCCTCCAAGAGCTCGGGGCAGGGCTTGGCTTGACCTTCGGTGCCTGAGGTCGTAAGAGTTGGCTGTTGATTCTTACAACTGAAGTTATATGGATGAGACACGTCGGGCTGGCATCAGTGTGGATGCTGGTTTGCAGGGATCGGCTTTGGGGACCGGACAAGCACCTTCTGCGGCACCCCGGAGTTCCTCGCCCCGGAAGTGCTGACCCAGGAGGCCTACACACGGGCTGTGGACTGGTGGGGGTTGGGTGTGCTGCTCTATGAGATGCTGGTGGGCGAGGTGAGCACTGGACCCCGGCTGCTGGGGCCTCTAGGTtggggcagggtggaggtggcTCTTGCAGCCTGCTGAGCCCCCTTCCCCATAGTGTCCATTCCCCGGGGACACTGAGGAGGAGGTATTTGACTGCATCGTCAATGCGGACGCCCCGTATCCCCGCTTTCTGTCGGTgcaagggcttgaactcattcaGAAGGTAATCactgcagggctgggctgggctgggctgaacgGCTGCCCCGTCACCACCCACTCTCTCGGGGCCTCTGTGGTCCAGCTCACTTGGGATGCCTGGGCAGGCGGGCAGTGCCTGGGCGTGATGCCCTCCGTGAACCCCAGTCCTCTTGCCCAGCTCCTCCAGAAGTGCCCGGAGCAGCGCCTCGGGGCGGGTGAGCGGGATGCTGAGGAGATCAAGACCCAGCCTTTCTTCAGGGTGAGTGTTCCCGGGTGCCTGGCACAGTGGGAGGTGTCGCCTGGCCACGCGGGCCGTTGTTCCGTTGTCTCAGGCAGCTCTGCCCTCGCCCCCAGACCACCGACTGGCAGGCCCTGCTCGCCCGCACCGTTCAGCCCCCCTTCCTGCCTACCCTCCGTGGCCCTACGGACCTGCGTTACTTCGAGGGCGAGTTTACGGGGCTGCCGCCGGCCCTGACCCCGCCTGACCCCCGTAGCCCCCTGACAGCCCGCCAGCAGGCTGCCTTCCGGGACTTCGACTTTGTGTCAGAGGGATTCCTGGGGCCCTGACGGCCTCTCTGGTGTGTCTGCCCCGTCTGCCCAGCCGTCTGCCCCAGAGGCCCAGGCCTTGCCAGGTATCGGTGGGCACTGGGCCTCGAAGTGGCAGCTGCAGAGCTGCTGTGGGGGGCTTCGCTCAGTCACTGGGcagggtcccctcccctcccgcccccgcctccTGGGAGGCCTGGACCAGAAAGGGCGGCACAGCAAGGAggagtttggtttggttttttaatatttgatttgcTTTACGGATGATTAAACTTATAAAACTGTGCAATGGAGGCATCCTGGctttggggggcagggtgggggggtctCGGAAGCCCAGGACGCTTGTGCCCGAGCCCCCCACGggtcctctgcctcctctccttccttcagaGGGCAGGACTGCCTATTGTGGCAGGAGCTCTGTCATTTCAGCTCTGCTCTGAGGCCTGGGAGGAGCGGGGGAGAATGAAGAACCCCAGGCCCTCTGAACGCCGACCCCAGCTGGGggcagcccctctggttttcaggCACAAGATGGTGGCCTTGCCTCCAGCAACCCTACACCGCCTGgctgctgccctcctccccctcctcctccccctcggCCCACAGGGTCTCCCAGGACCCTGAGGGCCATCCGCAGAAGAAGTGGGCCAGGTTGCGGGTCAGGCCACGGTCGAAGGGGTTGCCGGGGCGCTGGCGGAGGTAGGCGATGCGGTGCGAGGAGATGAACTCCCAGGTGGTGGTGTTGCTGGCCACCAGGTAGAGGTGCGAGGCGAGGAGCAGGCCCGCcaccaaagagaagagagagagcagcaggaaGGTGGCCAACAGCAGCCCGCTGGACCGCAGCCAGAGCCCCCAGGGCTGGAAGAAACGGAGGCCAGACCTGCAGGGCAGGAACAGAGATGGAGACCAAGGccgggggagggcgggggtgcCCCGGGGAGCCCCTCCAGGCAGGCCGTTTGGGGGAAGGCCCGAGGCCCCCGAAGGGGCACCTTGTAGGGGCATgctgcccgccctccccccatGCCCAGGCCGGCCGTGGAACCCACCATGCCAGGTACAGGCCCCACAGAAGCACCACCAGCTGCAGCGCCAGGTAGGCCACGAAGAGCGGGTGGTTGCGCTCCCCCACGCAGTTCTCCATCCAGGGGCAGTGGTGGTCGTAGCGGCGGACGCAGCGACGGCACTCACGGCAGTGCCGGGCCCGCAGGGGCTGCTGTGGGCACAAAGGGAGGCGGGCTCAGTGCCAGCTCCCCTCTGGGCCCACGACTGAGGGGAGTGATGAGGccacagagggggtgggggggagagaggcaggaggtcAAGGAGTCTCAACCTTGCCCCTGCGCCCTCCCGTAGAGGTCCCTGGTCACCCACCAGCACCAGGCAGTATCTGCAGCGCCGAAGGGGGATGGCTTGAGGAACCATGGCTGTCTGCTCCTCCTTGACCTCCTCCTGCAAATGGGGGACAGGGTATTAGGTTGGGAGGGAGAGGGCACTGGTGGGCGTTTCCCTGGGGGGCTAGCTTAGCCCTGGGTATGCACGCGGGGCCCATCCCCAGTGTAATGGAGGCGGTAGGGTGGGACAGAGTGCCCTGGCCCGAGTGAAGCTGTGACCTCTGTCACAGTTGTTTCGCTGGGCCTTGGCGGTTTCCTCATTGGAGGATGGGGGTTGCAGGGCTGCTAAGAGGATTCATGGAGATGCCCCAGGAAAGCCCTCTGCATAGATCCTGGCATGAGACTGTTACAGGGGCCTTGGGTATCCTATTGGTGGGAGGAAGGGTTCAGGCTCCCAGGGGCCCCCCTGGTTACCTGTGGCTGGGGCTGGACATTCACATAGCCCGGGTCCATGAGCGACACGGCCAGGTAGAGCAGCAGGGAACCCAGCACGAGGAGCAGGAAGGTAAGGGGCAGGAGTAGCTCCCCCTGCTCTTCCCACTGCCGCAGTGCTGGAGAGGCCGGAGAAGGAGAGTGAGGCCGGGGCCGGAGCTGAACAGGAGGCCATGTGTAGGGGTGTATCTGGAGGTGGGGAGTATGTCCCTGGCTGAGCAAAGGCCTGGAGATGGGGTGTAATGAGTGGTCAAGTGTGGCCACTGCATAGAGTACAGGAGGGAGAAGTCTGGGCCCagcactccctcccccccatccccaccaaaaaaaaaaaagttcatttgcaTTCTATCTGTAGGACAGTAGGGAACCATGGAAGGTTATAGGGTCAGATCTGTTTCTGAAAACCCTCCTGCTGCTGGAGGAAAGATGGAtaggggagcagggggaggcctggggcagagcctatccaggagggagaggagggtagcCAGACAAGGGCACTGGCAGGAGGAGTGGAGACAAAGGGCTGGATAGATAAGGGGTAAGGGAGTGAAGGGGCCAGACTTGAtgtaggggagagggaagagggatcCCTGACTTTGGCTCCATGATAGGGAGAGACCAGCTAGGTTTGATATGCCcatgagatagagacagaggagggcagggccaggaaggGTCCAACTCATGGAAGTAAATGAAGATttcaggggtgggaggcagggggaggtgaAGAGGGAGGGGCATTTAGATAACAGTGTGGACAGCTCTGGTGTCCCTTGGTTGTgaaaaggagcagagaaggaaagcagggttgcagggcggggtggggcgggtcCTTTCTGATGAGGAGACTGAGTAGGTGTTTAGGCTGAAGGGTGAAAGCGGTAGAGGAGACTTAAGAAGGTCTTGGGAGGAAAGTGACAACACCCACAGCCCAGGAGTTGAGGCTGGAGCAAGGAGGGAGGAGCGGGGCTTCCCAGAGTGGCAGTGAGGGTGAGAAGTTGGGCCGGAGGCAGCCTGCCAGGTAAGGAGGGGAAGGATGTTCGTGGGGGTGGGTCAGTGAGGTGGACGAGGACTACAGGGCAAGAAGTGAGGGTGGGGAAATGCGGGACAGGCCGCccccctctgtcttctcttgtcCTGGAAGGTGGGGAGCCTGGACTTGGGCAGCTAGTGGCCATGGGGATGGGCAGGATGCCAGTTCTTGATCTACTTGATCCTCGGAATCTTACGGAGGGACGTTATCCTGGGAAGGACCGGGTGGGTCTCGGGATCAGGGGAGATGGGGGCTCAAGTCCGTCGCGGGATCTGGTGGGCACCGGTTGGGTCCTGGGATAGACAGGGCATCTGGCAGGGATCAGGAAGATGCTGGGATTAATTAGGGATCAACTGGGTATTAGGCAGAAAGCAGGTGGCTCTTGGAATGACAGATGGAGAAGAGGCTCAGGAGCCGGCGGAAGTCGGGTGAATCCCAGGATTTCTGGGGCTTCAGCAGGGAATCCAGTGAGACCCAAACGTCTGGGGAATCACGCGGGATAGGGTGGGGCGGGGTCGCGCGGGGTCCGGCTCACCGGTATCGTGCAGGAAGAGCACCAGCGTGATCCCCCAGGTCAGCACAGTATGCCCGCTCCGCACCAGGACCCCAGGGCTGAGGAGCGCCCAGGGAGCCATCTCCTCCGCCCGGGGCCCCACCCGGAAGAAGCGCCGGGAGGGGCGGGCCCTTTGGGGGAGAGAGGCCGCGGCTACTCGCGGATTGGTGAGTCCTGGAGGTGGGCGGGGCCTGATTGGGTCGGGGAGGCTGCCTATTGGATAGCAGCTGCGGCCGAGGAGGCCCTCGAGCCAACAGGTGCCTGAAGAGGTTGAGGGCGGGGCCGGCGCGCGCGCAGCTGGTaactcccccaaccccagcccccaccagccaGGTAACTTTCGAAAGCGGAGGAGCAGGCGCGAGCCCTGACCCCGCCCCCTCGGGCTCTCACCCCGCCCGCCCCTAACCCGTGGCCTCGCGCATGCGTGCACCCCCCGGGGTGCCTCTGCTCAAGGTGTTCGGTGCGACTCCAGGTTGCAGGATTGTGCCGGTTTCGAAGACATGACTGAGTTCTCTAGAGGGGCAGGACTAGCCCTAGGTTGCTCTGGTGACACCCTTACCtccttgcttttcatttttagatattgcaaatgggggcgcctgctggctcagtgggttaagcctctgacttccactcaggtcatggtatcacgttgtgggttccagccccacgtggggctgtgtgctgacagctcagagcctggagcctgctttgccttctgtctgtctctctctctctgcccctgccctgcttgtgctcgctgtctctcaagaataaatagtcATCCGTGGTGCAGATCCTGGGTAGAAGGGGCGAAGTGGAGTCAGAAATACCAGCACAGAGGTGGTGTGAACTCGGGCAAGTTACCGAGCCACTCTGAGCTCTGTTTTCTGTCTATATAGTGGGGATTGATAGTAGCACCCCCCTGCTAAGGTggttgggaggattaaataatgcaaataaagtgTCTAGCACTGACCTCTCCCCTGCTATAAGCCAACACCTCGCCCTGCCAGAAGGACTTGCCCAacaggaggcttcaggctcttcTGAGAGGAAACCTCATCAGCATTCACTGTTCACACGCCTTCAACTGGGTCCCCAGGGCATTCCCGGTGCTGCCCTGCCTTTTCCACCCACACCTCTCATGGATACCAACATCCACCTTCTTTCTCCAACAGATCCTACACAGTATGCTCTTCTGACATCTGCTGTTTTGTCAGCTCAGCACCCCTTTTTCTGTTGGGGCACTGACTCTTCCCCATTCCACGTGGTTCTGGAGAAACTGTGTCCCACACTCCACAGGTTGATAGGAGACGTAGGCATGTGACTAGAGGGCCCAACTTGGTTCCCTATCTTAATGTCCCCAGTGATTGGTTCTAGGTGGCGGACATGTGACTCAGCAGGGCCAATCAGGATCATTCTATGAGAGTACTGTATAAATGCTGAGAAATGGGCATTCTTCTGGATCTCAGGCTTGAAGAATAGGCTATAAGGGCAACTGGCAGCTGTCTTTACACTATGTGGAGACAGACTGTGGCAGGAGAATGAAGCCACCTTATAGAGACATAGAGATAAGCAGTAAcgaaagagggagtgagagacaTCTTAGCAACATTGACTGGGTCCAGCTGTTCCTGAAGCTGAGATTAACTCTAGGTCCCCAGTTGCATCAGTGAATTCCCTCCCACCTTTGACTAGCCTGGGTAGGTATTTGAGTCGTGTGACTTTCACGTGTAAGTCAATCTTGGTTACTGCAACGGGTGAGTTAGTGTGCTGAGTGGAAACAATCCTGAAGCTTCCAggagtcaggccctgtgctggtgtcagagacagacaaagtcGGACACTAAAGTGGTAAGGACAGATTTTATCAGTAATATGTTATTGCTGTGTGAACTGAATGCGGCTCTGAACTCCCAGGTGACGGGGTGTTTTAAAGGGAGCACgagggagtggagagagggaaCAGCAGTGGCTTGAACAGATTGGGggaagtgaaaaattacaaaggGTTGCTCAGTGTAAATGCTGATTAGGCCAGCTGTGTGTGCTAGCTGGCAATAATTGAAGTTCGGTGCCTGTCCTCCCACACGGACCAGGAAACGGGGGCCTGATCCTTCCTGAGCATTATACTTTGAAGGCCAAACATTCCTTTGAAGGAATGGCTTTCAGGTCTCCTGAGTTGTAGATGATACAAATACATTTCAAAGGAACAGAAGAATTCGCAACCGTAGGCCCTTTTTAGTAAATGCTCTAAGACGGGGTGTGTGGGGGCTAAAACAAGGAGGGCCGGGGTCATCTTAGGGCTGCGGCCTTGAGCTATCAGAAACTATGTTAGCTCTTCTGTCCCTGCAGTACTGTTGTCCTGCTAACTCCAGTCTCCCCAGGGCCCCCCTCCACTCCTACCAGCCCACAAGGGGcaccctctctgctccctgctccctgtaAGCCGGGGCATAATCTCACACATAACATTGTCTCTACAATCAGATGCAACCACCCTGGGCAGGGGCCCTGTTGGGCTGTTGCCAGCTGTACCCCAGTGTCAGTCggcatgggggcagggagagaacgCAGAGGAGGCAGGAACTTCAGCCCGATCTGCCACCTGTCCCCAGGCTGCAGCTGACAGGGCCTCCAGGCCGGGCACACAGATCGACCCGATGTACCCTCCCTGTTGCAGGTCCCTTCGCTAGGCCCAGTGCCCAGACTGGCCACAGCCCCTCTCCGGACCCCGTCCCTTCTGCAAAAACGACACTCTGCTCTTCTCCACTTtgcacaaaaatgtatttctgtgaCATCCCAAAGTACAGACATTTACTCAGGCCCCAGGTGGTAAAGCAATGCAATGTGAGCTCTGCCCAGGGTCTGGCTCAGGCCATGTGAgcatggagggaggggcagaagtggCCTGTTTGCCAAGCTGGGGGAGCGCGGGGCGGCCGGCCCCTTCCCAGGGCTGGCAGGGACAGACTTCAGGGGAGGCCGGTGCCTCTCCCGGGGGCTGCTCATCCAGCCTGTCCTGCCTGGAGGCAGAAATGCTAGAAGAATCCAAGAACAggcccagggaaggaggaaggaagaaaggtcatcCCCAAAGGGAAGCCTGCAGAGTCGGCCCTGCTCCCCCAGCGCCTTGTTCTGGAAGGGCATCCTTACCACTGCCTGTCTCACGAGAAGCAATTCGGAGTTACATCAAGGGAGGACCACAAGATATTTCGAGATACATTTGCGGCTCACAC
It contains:
- the PKN3 gene encoding serine/threonine-protein kinase N3 isoform X7, yielding MGGDRRWDRLGSPRVSIWPRSTSCKSGADQQPPEDEKEMIRRAIQKELKIKEGVENLRRVATDRRHLGHVQQLLRASNRRLEQLHGELRALHARILLPGPGLAEPATTGPQPPAEQPRARHLEALQRQLQVELKVKQGAENMTHTYASGTPKERKLLAAAQQMLRDSQLKVALLRMKISSLEASGSPEPGPELLAEELRHRLRIEAAVAEGAKNVVKLLGTRRTQDRKALAEAQAQLQESSQKLDLLRLALEQLLEGLPPAHPLRGRVARELRTAVSGKPQPSGVLVKPTAVTGTLEVRLLGCEQLLTAVPGRSPAAVLAGSPSQGWLRARAKQQRGGGELASEVLAVLKVDNRVVGQTGWGPVTKQSWDQTFIVPLERARELEIGVHWRDWRQLCGVAFLRLEDFLDNACHQLSLSLVPQGLLFAQVTFCDPVIERRPRLQRQKRIFSKRRGQDFLRASQMNLNMAAWGRLVMNLLPPCSSPSTISPPRACPQTPATPRGAADPASPSSSVCLCPARCLLSPHSDFPPKKSPLEEEVRPPPKPPRLYLPREPTPEEIPRTKRPHMEPRTRLGPPLPPSATRKPPRLQDFRCLAVLGRGHFGKVLLVQFKGTGKYYAIKALKKQEVLSRDEMESLYCEKRILEAVGRTGHPFLLSLLACFQTSSHACFVTEFAPGGDLMMQIHEDVFPEPQARFYLACVVLGLQFLHEKKIIYRDLKLDNLLLDAQGFLKIADFGLCKEGIGFGDRTSTFCGTPEFLAPEVLTQEAYTRAVDWWGLGVLLYEMLVGECPFPGDTEEEVFDCIVNADAPYPRFLSVQGLELIQKLLQKCPEQRLGAGERDAEEIKTQPFFRTTDWQALLARTVQPPFLPTLRGPTDLRYFEGEFTGLPPALTPPDPRSPLTARQQAAFRDFDFVSEGFLGP
- the PKN3 gene encoding serine/threonine-protein kinase N3 isoform X13, whose product is MGGDRRWDRLGSPRVSIWPRSTSCKSGADQQPPEDEKEMIRRAIQKELKIKEGVENLRRVATDRRHLGHVQQLLRASNRRLEQLHGELRALHARILLPGPGLAEPATTGPQPPAEQPRARHLEALQRQLQVELKVKQGAENMTHTYASGTPKERKLLAAAQQMLRDSQLKVALLRMKISSLEASGSPEPGPELLAEELRHRLRIEAAVAEGAKNVVKLLGTRRTQDRKALAEAQAQLQESSQKLDLLRLALEQLLEGLPPAHPLRGRVARELRTAVSGKPQPSGVLVKPTAVTGTLEVRLLGCEQLLTAVPGRSPAAVLAGSPSQGWLRARAKQQRGGGELASEVLAVLKVDNRVVGQTGWGPVTKQSWDQTFIVPLERARELEIGVHWRDWRQLCGVAFLRLEDFLDNACHQLSLSLVPQGLLFAQVTFCDPVIERRPRLQRQKRIFSKRRGQDFLRASQMNLNMAAWGRLVMNLLPPCSSPSTISPPRACPQTPATPRGAADPASPSDFPPKKSPLEEEVRPPPKPPRLYLPREPTPEEIPRTKRPHMEPRTRLGPPLPPSATRKPPRLQDFRCLAVLGRGHFGKVLLVQFKGTGKYYAIKALKKQEVLSRDEMESLYCEKRILEAVGRTGHPFLLSLLACFQTSSHACFVTEFAPGGDLMMQIHEDVFPEPQARFYLACVVLGLQFLHEKKIIYRDLKLDNLLLDAQGFLKIADFGLCKEGIGFGDRTSTFCGTPEFLAPEVLTQEAYTRAVDWWGLGVLLYEMLVGECPFPGDTEEEVFDCIVNADAPYPRFLSVQGLELIQKLLQKCPEQRLGAGERDAEEIKTQPFFRTTDWQALLARTVQPPFLPTLRGPTDLRYFEGEFTGLPPALTPPDPRSPLTARQQAAFRDFDFVSEGFLGP